The Elusimicrobiota bacterium sequence AAGCCCCCACCGGTTTAACTGATAAACCACCCGGCCGTCGTCCCAGAAAATCGGGTTCGCGTTCGTTGGGTTCCATTGATAGGGCAAAAAGGAATTGACCCGGCTCGCCGGATAAATTGGCGGAACGAAGAACTTGGCCCCCAGGGCCTCTTCAGCGCACCGAGAGGTCCACTCGCCAACGGCGAAAAAAGCGCTCCCCAGGATCAGGAGCCCCCCGACGAACCTCGCGGCCTTTCCAAGCACGCGGCGCAAAATGGATCGCGGGGCTCCGCCCGGGAGATCATTGTCGGGCACGGAAGCGGGCGCGGGCCGTTCCGTTCCCCGGGAACCCGAGGACTGGTCCACAGCGCGCCGCGCCATCACCACCTCGGCAGGCGGCGGGGCCGCGGGGACCGCTCCGCCCAACGTGACCTCCAGGGGCCCCCCAGGAATGCGAGCGGGAGGAGCGGGGGCTTCCTTCGTTTCAGCCGGGAGGGTGGAAGACTCGGGGGCGAACGTCCGGGAACCGGCCAGCACCAGACCGATCATCTTGATCAGCTCGCTGGGTTTAAAGGGTTTATTGATGAAACCGAAGACGTTGCGTTCCGCCTTGATCATCCGGATGGTGGAGTCATCGTAATTCTTGGCCGTCATCACGATGAGGGGAATGTCCTGCGTCTGTGGCGTGCTCTGCAGAAGCCGGACCACCTCGTAGCCTCCCATATCGGGCATGACCACATCCAACAGGATCACCGCCGGACGGTGCCAGATCGCTTTCTGCATTGCCGTTTTTCCGTTCAAAGCGATGGTCACGTCAAAAGAATCCGAGCCAATCCTCAATCAGGGTCGCGATATCCTGCTCGTCGTCGGCCACAAGGACCTTGTACCGCGGTGGAACTTTGAGATCAATGACGGGGACGGGTTCTGGCATGGGTTCGTGGCCTTACATCTGCTCGGTGTACCCTTTGGGGAGAAGTCGACGGAGTTCCTCCGGGTCGGAGGAGGTCCCCAGGGCCTCCTCAGTGGTAATTTGGCCCTTCAGCCCCAGGTTGTACAGGCATTGGTTCATGGTCTGCATCCCGCTTTTGGACCCCGTCTGCATGGACAGATAGATCTGTTCCACTTTCTGTTCCCGAATCAAGTTGCGAACCGCCGGGGTCACCATCAGAAATTCGCACGCCAAAACACGTCCGACGCCGGAGGAGTGGAGAAGGAGAGTCTGACTAATGATCGCCTGAAGCGTCATCGACAGCTGAGTCCGCGCCTGTTCTTGACGCTCGGTGGGAAAGGCGTCCAGGATGCGGTTGACCGTCGAGGCGGCGTCGTTGGTGTGGAGAGTGGAGAACACGAGGTGGCCCGTTTCCGCGATGGTGATGGCGGCGTTGATGGTTTCGATGTCCCGCATTTCCCCCACCAGGATGACGTCCGGGTCCTGCCGGAGAACGTATTTCAAGGCTTGGGTAAAACTCGACGTATCGCTCCCCAGTTCCCGTTGGTTGACGACGGATTGTTTGTGGAAATGGATATACTCGATGGGATCCTCCACCGTCACGATATGGCACTGTCGGTTTTCGTTGATGAAGTCGATGATGCTGGCCAGCGTGGTCGACTTGCCGGACCCCGTGGGCCCCGTCACCAAAACCAGACCGCGAGGCAAATTGACCACATCCCCGACCCCGGGGGGCAGGCCGATCTCCTCAAAACTCATGAACCGGGACGGCACGGACCGGAGCGCCGCGCCCACCGAACCGCGTTGCCGGTACACGTTCATCCGAACCCGGCCCAATCCCTTGATCCCGAAGGAAATGTCCAATTCGTTTTCCGACTCAAACTTCTGCTTCTGGGCGTCGGAAAGAAGGGAATAAACCAAACGTTGAGAGCCATCCCCTGTCAGTTTCTCCAAATTGGTTTGAACCAAGGTCCCATCGATCCGGAGACAGGGGGGCACGCCCACGGTCAAGTGCAGATCCGACGCTTTTTTTTGAACCATCAAAAGGAGCAGGTCGTTCATGTTCAGCACAGTTCACCTCGTTGTCCCGGAACCTTCGCGCGTGGGACGACGCTCGGACTCGTTTTTGCCTCGGGCCTCCGGCCTATCGGAGGCGCCCAAAAAATGTCTCAGCCAACCCGCAAGGCTTCCTCCACCGTCGTCTCGCCCGCCAATACCTTTTTGACGGCCGCCTCGCGGAGCGTGACGCGCTCCGACGTCTCCCGGGCCAGGAGGGCGGGGCTCGCCCGTTCAGCGATCAACCGTCGAATATTGTCGTTCACAAAACAGACCTCAAAGACAGCCACCGCGCCGATGTACCCGGTGGCCAGACACTGGCCGCAACCGCGCCCCCGGTGGACCGTAAAAGACTCGGCTCTTTTGGCCCCGCGGATCTCCTTTTCGCCGACCCCGGCCGCCATCAATTCCCGGAGGGACAAGGTATAGGCCTCCCGGCAGTTCGGACAGATCGTGCGCACCAGCCGTTGGGCGAGGACCCCGACCAGCCGCCCCGCCAAGAGAGACGGCGGGACCCCCATCTCCACCAACTTCTGAATGGCGCCCAACGCATCGGGAGCGACGACGGAGGACAGAACGAGGCAACCCGACGCGGCGTCCACCGCGACCTCGGCCGTGTCCAGGTCGGATATCTCGGTCACCATCAAAACGTCAGGGTCTTGCCGCCGGAGAATATGCAATCCCGAGGCCAGGGTCACGCGCACATCCGCCCGCACCTGCATTTGCGTCACCCCGTCTACGAAACGCTCCACGGGATCTTCAATGGTCAATAAATGGCGGTCCGAGCGGTTCAGGGCGTTCAAGGTCGCGTAGAGCGTCGCCGTTTTCCCGGCTCCCGATGGGCCCGCCACCACGAGGAGGCCTTCCTTGGCCTCGATCAGCTTCTGGTAGTGTTCAAGCACCCCCGGCTCCAATCCTAATTTCGCAAGGTCCAGTGGCATGGCCCGCGCGGAATCCAAAAGAGACAACACCACTTTCTCCCCCGCCACGGTCGGAAGCGTGGAGACTTTGACATCCAACGCATGGCCCTCCCATTGGCCTCGAAGCCGCCCGTCCTGGGGCAACCAGCGCTCCGCCACGTTCAAGCGAGCCAGATTTTTTATATGCGCCACGAGCGGCGCTTGATGATGAAGAGGGAGATCTGGTTTTTTCTCCAGCGTCCCCTTCACCCGGTAGCGAACGTGAACAGAGGCGGGCCCGGGCTCTAAAAAAATATGATCAGCGCCCAGTTTGGCCCCGTTATCAATGAGGGCGTTCAGGATGGTGGTCATTTGGGGATCCACAGCCACATCGCTCTGGGAAACGGCCGACCCGGAAAGCGCCGCGTTCGTCGTCCTCAAAACCGCGTAGTCGCGTTCCACGGCTTTTTGGATTTCTTTCTCCGAAGCGAGAACCATTTTGATTTCAAAACCGGTCTGAATTTTAAGGTCGTCCACCGCGTTCAACTCCACGAACGGATCGGAGAGAGCCACCGTCAGAGTGTTCCCCTCCCGGGCCAACGGGAACACGCTTTGCTGTCGGGCGATGTCGGCCGGGACCAAGGCCAAGATCTCGGCAGGAACCTTTCCGTAAACGGAGAGGGAGGAGACGAAAGGGATCCCAGCCCGTTTGGCCAGGACCGAGAGAACGAGGTCTTCCGTGGCAAAGTTGAGTTCCACCAAGATATCGCCCAGCCGCCCGCCTTTGACGCGCTGGACCTCCACCGCTTGGTCCAGTTGTTTCTGAGTGATCAGATTTTCCTGGACGAGCAAATCTCCCAAGCGCTTTTTCTTGTTCTCTCTGCTTGTCATGGTGTCGTTCTCCGTCAAAGAAGCGCGGTCAAAACCGCCGCATCCACAATGTCCTCATCGGTGCATCCGCGCGAGAGGTCCGACATCGGCCTGGCCAGCCCGGCCAGAAGCGGGCCCACCGCGCGCGCACCGCCCAAATATTGGACCAACTTGTAGCCAATGTTTCCCGCATTCAAATCCGGAAAAATCAAAACGTTGGCGCGCCCCGCCACGCTTAAGTCCGACACCCCTTTCTGTCGGGCGATGTGATCCACCAAGGCCGCATCGCCCTGAAGTTCCCCGTCCACCGCCAGGCCGGGCGCTTTTTTGCGGCACAGCTCCACCGCGCGGCGAACCGCGGTCACGCTCTCGTCCTCGGCGCTCCCCGCCGTCGAAAAGCTCAGGAAGGCGACCCGCGCCGTACCGCCCGTAAACTTGGTAAACAGCTCCGCCGAGGCGATTCCCACCGCCGCCAGCGCTCGGGGCGAGGGATGGGGCGAAACCCCCGCGTCCGCGAAGAGAAGCGTCCGCGCTCCCCCCGCCGCATGGGGACAATCCATCAAAAAGGTTCCGAACACGATCTCCGCCCCGGGGGCCATCCCCAGTCCCGCGAAACCGGCTCGCACGGTGTCCCCGGTGGTCCGCACCGCCCCGCCCACCAGCCCGTCGGCCAGACCCGCGCCGAGGGCCATCACCCCGAAGTAGAGCGGGTCCCGCGCCAGTTCCCGCGCCTGGGCCTCGGTCATCCCTTTGGTTTTGCGGCGTTCAAAGAACGCCCGCCAAAACTCTTCCAGCCTCCCGTGCGTCGCGGGGTCTATGCATTCCAGGCCCGCAAGATCGATGCCCGCCGCCCGGGCGGCCTCTTCGATCCCGGGGAGGCTCCCCACCAGAAGAGGGCGCGCGATTTCCTTGTCGCGAAGGTACGCCGCCGCCGACAACACCCGCGGATCTTCCGCTTCCACGAACAAAAGACGCGCCGACCGTGCGGCTGCCCTCCGTCGAAGCCCTTCCCAAAGGGGCGAAGGGCCCAACGCTTTCGGATCGTCTTTTCGAAGAATAACCCGGGGATGGCCTGTTGTCAAGGGAATTTGATCGACGCGGAATAAGGTTGGCCCCTGCGCGCCGTCCGGATCAAAGGCTCCCTCACTGGCCTTTCTTCCAACGAAGTTTCTTTTTGAGCCGGTCCACGAGCGCGGGCGGCACGAAACGCCAGGCGTCTCCCCCAAGACGCACAACGTCTTTAAGCAAAGAGGAGGAAAGGTAGGTGTATTTTTCGTCGGCCATGAGGAACACGGTCTCAAGTTCTGGAGCCAGGTGCCGATTCATGAGCGCCATTTGGAACTCGTATTCGAAATCCGACAAAGCCCGGAGGCCGCGAGCCACCGCCTGGGCCCCCTGCTTCCGGCAGTAGTCGGCCAGCAGTCCGTCGAAAGAGTCCACGCGAACTTTGCCGCTTTTAATCACCGACGCTAACACCGTGTTCAACATGTCCAGCCGTTCTCCGACGGTGAAGAGGTGGGATTTGGCACTGTTTCGCGTGACCGCCACGATGACATGGTCAAAAATCTTGCACGCTCGGCAAACAATGTCCAGGTGCCCGTTAGTCACGGGATCGAAACTGCCGGGATAGACGATGGTGCGGGTGCGGGTCACAACGCCATTCTAAATCGTGAACTCGCCTCTGTCAACGAGCTCTTGTCCATTTATCGCAGGCAACACCACCATTGGGGTCCTCGTTTTATCTTAGTAGAATGACATGGCATGAAACCCGCCCCCCAGGGACCAACGCTTCCGAAAGACTTCCCCATTCATTGGTATACATTGAGCCACGGATCCCACTTTTGGGTGGAATGGAGGTTTCGGGTGTTGTCGCGATTAGTGAAAACCCACGGGCCTTCCCTGACCACGACCCTTCAGGCCTTGGACGTGGGATGCGGCGCGGGGGTCTTTCGCTCCCAGTGGGAAAAATTTTGCGCGTGGACAGTCGACGGCGTCGAACAGAATGAGTGGGCCATTCACAACGGAGCATCCGCCAAAGGCCTCCTTTATAATTTCGACATCACCCGACCTCCTGCGGAAGTTCTGGGTCGCTATGATTGTATTTTTCTACTCGATGTGTTGGAACACATTGAAAAGACCAGGGCTTTTTTGGAGGGGATTTTTTCTTGTCTAAAACCGGAAGGGTTTCTCGTGATCAATGTCCCCGCCTTCCAGTCTTTGTTTTCAAAATACGATTCGGAAGCGGGCCATCACCGGCGCTACAATGAGAAAAGCCTCCGCCATGAATTGTTGTCTTTCCCTGTGACGATCCACCGGGTGGCCTATTGGGGATTCACCCTGATTCCATTTCTTTTGGCGCGAAAAATCTTGTCGCCAAGTTGGAAAACCTCTCCCGACATCATCAGGAAAGGTTTCCAGCCCCCCGGACCGGTCTCGAACCTTTTCTTTAAATTTCTCATGCGTCTTGAAAATAAGATGGGAGGGCTCATGCCCCGAGGCAGTTCTTTAACGCTGATCGCCCAAAGAAAAAGATGAGAACCCATCTCCAAGTCATCGTGCCATTGTTTAACGAGTCGGACGTCTTGCCCGAATTGATCTCGCGCCTGACGGCGGTTTTAGCCCTTCTTTCCTTGAACAACATGGAAAGCACCGTCCTCTTCGTCAACGACGGAAGCGACGACGCCTCTCCTGTCTTTTTGGAGAAACAAGCCGGCGACGATCTTCGGTTTGGCTACCTCTTTCTCAGTCGTAATTTCGGACATCAGGCGGCCCTATCGGCCGGCCTCGATCACGCGGACGCCGATCTAATTGTCATTTTAGATGCGGACCTCCAAGACCCCCCTGAACTGATTCCCGAAATGGTCCGGCTGTGGCGGACGGAAAAAGCCGACGTGGTCTATGGCGTCCGAAAAAATCGAAAAGAAAACCTCTTTAAGCGATTGTGCTATGCAGGGTTCTATCGGTTCTTCGGATGGCTGACGGGATTAGCCCTTCCTCTGGACTCCGGCGACTTTTCCCTCATGACTCGGCGGGCCTACACGACCTTGCGCGAGATGCCCGAGCGCGTTCGTTTCATGAGAGGTCTGCGCCACTGGATGGGATTCAAGCAATGCCCTTTGCCTTACGATCGGCCCAAACGATTTGCGGGCGACACTAAATATAGTTTCTATGCCCTTACAAATTGGCCACAGATGGTCTGGCCAGTTTTTCCATCGCTCCCCTTCGCGCGGCCCAGTTTTTTGCCTTCCTTTTTGGTCTTTTAACAATGGTGGTCTTTCTGTTCTTGGTTCTCCGACCAGATTTGGCCGCCCCGAGGCTTTTGGCCTTAATCAGTTTAATTGTTTGTTTCTCTTTTTCCATGCTTTTCCTTTGCGTATACATTCTCGGGGCGTATATCTCCCGCATTTATCAGGAAGTCAAAAAAAGACCTCTCTACATCGTCGCCGAGTCCAAATTACCCAGACCCTCCGCCTCTTCGTGAACAAACGCATCCCTTGGGCGTGGCTATTCATTTCCCTCAGCTCCGCTCTGTCGCTCTGGAGCTTTCCGAGATACACCATCGGACTTTTCGAGGACGACGCCGCCTATCTCCTCGGGGCCTTTTCTCTGGCGAAGGGACAGTATCTCGATCTTTCCTTCAGTCGGCCGGTCCCTATTTCAACGTCGTTCCCGGGCGTTTCTCTGTTCCTAACCCCTTTTGTATGGATTTTTTCTTCCCATCTTGGTTTTTACAAGCTCGTCCCTTGGATCGCCTCCTTTTGTTCCGCCCTGTTTTTTTCGAAAATCACCGCGAAGGTCTTAACATCCTGGCGCATTCCTCTTTGCATCGCCCTTTTCATCTTAAACCCGATGTATGTTCAGTCCAGTTCATTTTTGATGACCGAACCTTTCAACATCGCCCTGATGTTGGGAGCGCTCTGGGGGGGCGGGCGCGACGAGGAAAAAGGGTGGGGATTTTTTCTCGCGCTTGTCGCTGTGGTTTTGTTGGCTCTCACACGTCCCGAGGGGATTCTTGTCGGTCTGGTCTTATCCATGGCGTGGGCTTACGACCGCCGGTGGAAAAGATCCCTGGCGTTTTTCGTTGGCGGGCTTCTTCCTTTTCTTTTGGCCCACGGCCGTTCTTGGATTTTTGAAAGCGCCCCTGGGATGTATGAAAACCACTTTCGAGCCCATCTGTCCTGGGAAGGTCAACACATGAGTTTATTCGGAATCCATATTTTTGAATTAACTCTGAGCATCATCAAGAACACCGTCGCGGCTTATTCACGTGTTTTTGACCCGCTTTCAATGGGGCTGGCATTGGCCTTGGCGGTGGCGGCCCTGATTTTTTTCGGAATTCGTCACTTAGGGGGTTCGGAAAAACGTCCAACTCCGTTTCTCATGGCTCTGGTTTCCCTCCCCTTCAGCCAATGGGTCGTGCGCTTGTGGTGGTTTCAATACACCGCTCGTTACACCCTGATTTTTACGCCATTTCTCCTTATTTTCCTTTTCGCAGGGATCGAAAACCTTTTTGAAGAATCCAGAAGAACCAAGACCCAAAAACGATGGATCCCTGTTGTTGTCTTCGCCTTTTTTCTTATCGGGCTCGCCAACGCGTGGAAAAAAAGACCCGCTTACCCCCCCCTTCCCGAGAAAACTTTGGCGTGGGCGAAGACACATTTGCCGAAGGAGGCCAATGTTTTATCTGGACGGAAATATCTTGTTCGGCTTTATGCGGGAAAACCGGGCTTCTATTTCGAACAACACGAAAGTTGGGATTTGTTCCAAGCGGATTTATTGGAGAAAAGAATTTCCCATCTATTTTTCGCTCCTACGGAATACCTCACCGCCAAACGAAATATCCCCTCGGTCCATGACCCCAGCGCCAGTGAAATCCAAACGAAGCATTTCTTAAAAGATCACCCTCACCGGTTCAAAAAGATTTTTGATCAAGAGGACGAGAAGACGGTCGTCTACGAGTGGGTTCCGGAGAACGGTTTTTCAAAAGCCTGGAAGGATTACCAAAACGCCCTGACACTTTATCAGAAAGGGAAACCCATGGAAGCCCTGCGTTGCGTGGAAAAAACCAACGCGGCGCCAGGGACGTTGGCCTCCGCTTTAAATTTGGAGGCCCTTTTGATTCAGGATCTTCCTCAAAGAGCCTCCGAGGCACAGGGCCTTTTTGAGCGTGCCATAGAGAAAGACCCCACCAGCAAAATTTATCGCGCCAACGCCGCCCGGCTTTATTTTAAGCGCGGAAAGGAATCGGATGGAAAAAGGGAGCTAGACAAATTGATGGAGCTAACCGAAAAGATGTCCACCTAGTGGACAGCCAACCGAATTATCCATGCCCCGAGGCCGGAGGATACCCTTCTCCTCCGTTGAGAACAAATCTTCCTCCTGTGATCCAGCGTAAAACGTCCAACCCTCAACAAATGTTCGTGGCCCTCCGGATTTCCAGGTTTAAGCGGAGGATCCACACGGCTGGCTCTGGAGGGTTTTCGGTCGGGCGCGGTAGGACCCCTTCCCAGAGGGACCTGACTCTACGCGACGCGGCCGAACCGGAGGCGGTGGGCGAAGCGGCGGCGTAGATCTTCCGCTAGGGGGCGGTGCTCCGGCAGGGAAAGGTCCGGGTCGCGGGCCACCAGGGAAAACGCCGCCTCCCTCGCCTCCCCAATCAAGGCCCCGTCGCTGGCCAGGTTTCCGACGCGAAATTCCGGCAGGCCGTGCTGGGCCTCGCCTAAAAACTCGCCGGGACCCCGGCGCCGAAGATCTTCCTCGGCCAATTTAAACCCGTCGGAGGTTCGACAGAGAAGACGTAACCGTTCCGCGGCCTCGACGGAGGGAGCGCCGGACACGAGGTGGCACTCCGAAGCGTGCCGCCCGCGGCCCACCCGGCCCCGCAATTGATGAAGCTGGGCCAAGCCGAAACGCTCCGCATTCATAACAACGAGGACCGTGGCGTTCGCCACGTCGATCCCGACCTCGATCACCGGGGTGGCGGCCAAAATTTTGACCTCCCCCCGGGCGAAGGCCGACATCGCCACTTCTTTCTCCGCGGATTTCAGTCGGCCGTGCAAAAGGCCCACCTCGATGCCGGGGAACAGGGACTTCAAGTGTTCCCACCCTTTCAGAACGGCTCTCAGGTCCAACCGTTCGGACTCTTCCACCAAAGGGAACACCACATAGGCTTGGCGCCCTTCCCCCACGGCGCGGCGGACGGCGGACAGGGCGTCCCCTTCCGGCGACCAGCGGGTGGCGATTCCGGGACGGCCGGGCGGCAATTGATCGATCACGGACACCGAGAGGTCGCCATAGACCGTCAAAGCCAAGGTCCGAGGAATGGGGGTGGCGGTCATGAGGAGAACGTGGGGCGAAACCCCTTTGGCGCCCAGCGTCGCCCGCTGGTCGACGCCGAAACGATGTTGTTCGTCGATCACGGCCAGGCCCAGGGACTGGAAAGCCACTTCGTCTTCCAGGAGCGCGTGGGTCCCCACGGCGATTTGGATCTCGCCCGAGGCCAGGGCGTCCCGGTCCCGGCGTTTCTGGGACGCCGTCCGTCCCCCCGTGACCAGAGCCCAGCGGATCGGCAGACCGCGAAGCAAACGGGCCAAACCGTGCGCATGTTGTTCCGCCAAAATTTCCGTCGGGGCCATGAGCGCGGACTGGAACCCGGCCTCCGCCGCCAAGAGAAGCGCGGAAACGGCCACCACGGTTTTCCCCGACCCCACCTCGCCCATCAAAAGCCGATTCATGGGCCGGGAGCCTGCCATGTCATCAAAGATTTCGTTAATGACGCGCCGTTGCGCCGATGTGAAATCGAACCCCAACGCTTGTCGAAAGGGAGTCAGGAGTTCCCGTGTGGGCGGACAGCGGGGAGCCGGGGGCCCCTCTTCTCTTCCTCGGCGAAGACGGGCCAAGGCCATTTCCAGAAAAAAGAACTCATCAAACGCCAGCCGACGACGGGCCTGCTCGCGGGACTCGGGGCTGGAGGGGAAATGGAATTCCCCCAGCGCTTCCCCCAACCCCGGAAGGTGGTGTTCGGCGCGAAGGGTCTCCGGGAGCGCGTCCGCCGCCCTCGCGGCGGCGTCCCGAACCGCCCAGGCCAATCCCCGAAGCCAACGCCCATCCACGCCCTCCGTCAAATCATAAACGGGAGCCAACCGATCCATGTGGGGAGAGGGCGCGTCGGTGGGGAAGTCGTGGTCCTCCACGCGAATTTCGGGGCCCCGGGGTCCGGCCTGCCAGGGTCCGTAGACGCCCAAACGAGCCCCCGGGGAGAGCCTCTTTTTCAAACCGTCAAAGGGATCGAATCGGAAGGATCGACGGCGAAACCAAAGGGCCTCGAAGAACCGTCCGTCTCCCGCCAGAGAAGCGCGCCCGATCAGAAGATCCTTCCCCGCTGATGACACCTGGAAATCCCGCACCGTTCCCTGGGCCGCCACCGCCGTCCCGGGCAAGCCCCAGGCGCTCGGAGGAACCAGGCGGCGGTCTTCGTGGACCCGCGGGAAATGGCGAAGAAGATCGCCCACGGTCGAAAGACCGAGTTTGGCCAGGGCCTTGGCCCGGCCGGGACCTACGCCGGGAAGGTATTGGAGGAGCGGTCGAATCCGACGCCCTCCGGACCGCCGGCGCTGGGAGCGGTTTGCCGTTTTTCGAGGAAAGTGGTATGATTTTTCAAAATTTATGGTTCGGTGGCGTCCCCGCGTGGCGCCCAAGGAGATCGGTATGGCCTATCGTTGCACCATCTGTGACAAAGGCGTGAGCGCCGGAAAATCCGTCAGCCACTCCCACCGCAAAACCAACCGTCGCTTTGCGCCCAACCTTCAACGGGTCAAAGTCCGCACGTCCTCCGGCCCCCGTCGCCAATACGTTTGCACCACCTGCCTGCGATCCGGAAAAGCTCAAAAAGCCGCCTAGACTCTCCTCTCCCTCTCCTCCGGAACCTTCCAGCTTAACCGTTCGACTTTCCTCCCAGAGAAAGGATGACGGAGAGATCGAACTGGTTGACCCGTTCGCCTTCGAATTTTCGGGATTTCACGGAGGCGTCCATTTTGTAGTGTTGCGGGTTTCCGAAGGAGAAGCCCCAGGAAAACGACGTCTTGGCTTGGTTGTTGAAATCCTCGCTCACGGCACCGGTTCGCAGAATCAGCCACGACAGGGGCGCGAACTCGATTCCGAAATGCCAGTAGTCCGTGTCCGGGGTGTTCCCCGTAAAAAATCGTTTTTCGTAATCCGAATAAAACCCGAACACTGGAACCGGCTGGAACCCCAAGCCCGCCCTCAGAATCACGGGAAGTTGATCTGTTTTATATTTGTCCCAGTAAATCACGCCCGGTAAATTGAGAACGGAAAGCCCGTAGGCCACGTCGCCCTTCCTGTCGCGAAAACCCAGATCCACCGCAAAACCATTTCCGTCCGCCATCTCCAACACGGGGGCTGTCCCGTGACGGCCTCCGCAAACCCGCGATGGGCGCTGATATAAGAAAGACCCATGCCAACGGAATAGCCTTTTTCGGTCTCCTGGGACCCGCTGATGCCGATTTGGTTGATCTGGAGGGATTCTTCCAGGAAATTGTTGTCGGGGTCGGCCGTGTTCGTCACCACGGTTTCGTCGAAGTCGGCCAGGGGGCGGTAAAAAAACGCCCGGTTCGGCCCCGCAAAACCCAAGTAGGTCAGCTTTTTGCCCCGGAGCGAGGAGGATTTTAAAAGGATTTCTTCCGGCAGATTGCTTTGGTTGGCCAGCTGAAAATCGGCGGCGAAGGAAGACCCCGGGACTTCGCCCAAAGAAGCGGGATTGTAGACCGGAGATTGGGGCGACCCCCCGAGCGCGGCCCCCACTTCCCCCATCCCGATGAAACGAGCGCCCACGGGTTTGCCAAGATAAGCGATGGGCGGAATGCCCG is a genomic window containing:
- the recG gene encoding ATP-dependent DNA helicase RecG — encoded protein: MGATRGRHRTINFEKSYHFPRKTANRSQRRRSGGRRIRPLLQYLPGVGPGRAKALAKLGLSTVGDLLRHFPRVHEDRRLVPPSAWGLPGTAVAAQGTVRDFQVSSAGKDLLIGRASLAGDGRFFEALWFRRRSFRFDPFDGLKKRLSPGARLGVYGPWQAGPRGPEIRVEDHDFPTDAPSPHMDRLAPVYDLTEGVDGRWLRGLAWAVRDAAARAADALPETLRAEHHLPGLGEALGEFHFPSSPESREQARRRLAFDEFFFLEMALARLRRGREEGPPAPRCPPTRELLTPFRQALGFDFTSAQRRVINEIFDDMAGSRPMNRLLMGEVGSGKTVVAVSALLLAAEAGFQSALMAPTEILAEQHAHGLARLLRGLPIRWALVTGGRTASQKRRDRDALASGEIQIAVGTHALLEDEVAFQSLGLAVIDEQHRFGVDQRATLGAKGVSPHVLLMTATPIPRTLALTVYGDLSVSVIDQLPPGRPGIATRWSPEGDALSAVRRAVGEGRQAYVVFPLVEESERLDLRAVLKGWEHLKSLFPGIEVGLLHGRLKSAEKEVAMSAFARGEVKILAATPVIEVGIDVANATVLVVMNAERFGLAQLHQLRGRVGRGRHASECHLVSGAPSVEAAERLRLLCRTSDGFKLAEEDLRRRGPGEFLGEAQHGLPEFRVGNLASDGALIGEAREAAFSLVARDPDLSLPEHRPLAEDLRRRFAHRLRFGRVA
- a CDS encoding 50S ribosomal protein L28 — protein: MAYRCTICDKGVSAGKSVSHSHRKTNRRFAPNLQRVKVRTSSGPRRQYVCTTCLRSGKAQKAA